In one window of Williamwhitmania taraxaci DNA:
- a CDS encoding acyl-[acyl-carrier-protein] thioesterase: protein MESNHLKNQDTTLRLPYPITSADTDMNARLKLSSLTNFLVQAAITSADSLGFGFGGLRQQKLFWVLSRLTIEIERPLTWYQSCEVETWPKDLDKILYLRDYLIRNQEQQLVAKATSGWLAIDLKTKRPKTFEGDISIFNQLKDKHALSILPEKLFPVKGGNAVEIKPTFFDFDLNGHVTATRYIDWMMDTFPIDFHKNNYPKKLSINFLKEIMPGEAIQLTHSNSDEKSFSFEGFNTTANTFAFRGLIEF, encoded by the coding sequence ATGGAAAGTAATCATCTCAAAAACCAAGACACAACGCTTCGCCTACCATACCCGATTACCTCAGCCGACACCGATATGAATGCGCGCTTAAAGCTGAGTTCGCTGACAAATTTTCTAGTCCAAGCAGCCATTACTTCCGCCGATAGCCTTGGATTCGGCTTTGGAGGCTTACGTCAGCAAAAACTGTTTTGGGTACTAAGCCGACTAACCATAGAGATTGAAAGGCCTCTTACCTGGTATCAATCGTGCGAAGTAGAGACATGGCCCAAGGATTTGGATAAGATTCTATACCTGAGAGATTACTTAATTCGCAATCAGGAACAACAACTAGTTGCCAAGGCCACTTCAGGTTGGCTTGCTATTGATCTGAAAACCAAACGCCCAAAAACCTTTGAAGGCGATATCTCGATTTTCAACCAGCTAAAAGACAAGCATGCATTGAGCATTCTTCCCGAAAAACTATTTCCTGTAAAGGGAGGTAACGCGGTGGAGATCAAACCAACATTCTTCGATTTCGATTTGAATGGTCACGTTACCGCCACCCGCTATATCGACTGGATGATGGATACATTTCCCATTGATTTTCACAAAAACAACTATCCCAAGAAGTTATCAATAAACTTCCTAAAAGAGATCATGCCGGGCGAAGCAATCCAGCTAACTCACAGCAACAGCGATGAAAAATCGTTTTCGTTTGAAGGCTTCAACACAACCGCCAATACGTTTGCCTTCCGCGGATTGATTGAGTTTTAA
- a CDS encoding acetate--CoA ligase family protein yields the protein MVNKQLLDPQSIVVVGGSDDIQKPGGKVLKNLIDCGYKGKIFVVNPKLDEVQGVKAYRDVSELPQVDLAIMAIAAKFCPATVETLTKEKNTRAFIILSAGFHEESEAGGKLEQQIVDSINAVNGCLIGPNCIGMMNANYAGVFTTPIPTFDPKGIDFISGSGATAVFIMEAGIPKGLTFNSVYSVGNSAQMGVEDVLKYLDETYDPKTSSPIKLLYVESVNKPDLLLKHASSLIRKGCKIAAIKSGSSAAGSRAASSHTGAMASPDVAVEALFRKAGIVRCGGREELATVASIFMHPELKGKNIAIITHAGGPAVMLTDALSNNGLDVPHIEGPKASALLEKLFAGSSVANPIDFLATGTAEHLGLIIDACENDFDNVDAMAVIFGSPGLCPVYDVYDLLHEKMKSCKKPIYPILPSVINVKDEIAHFLAKGRVNFPDEVVFGNALAKVYHTPKPMPEVAELPTVDVKAIRKVIDGVDNGYLSPEAVQELLDAAGITRAGEAVVTSREEAVKAAGKLGYPVVMKVVGPVHKSDVGGVVLNVRDAETAAREFDRMITIKDTTAILLQPMLSGVELFVGAKREDKFGHLVLCGLGGIFIEVLHDVKAGIAPISVAEASTFIKSLKSYKILEGVRGQEPVNQELFAEMVSRVSALVTVAPEIFEMDLNPLLGRKDRVVAVDARIRIEK from the coding sequence ATGGTAAATAAGCAATTACTCGATCCCCAAAGCATTGTTGTGGTAGGAGGATCAGATGATATACAAAAACCGGGCGGGAAAGTTCTGAAAAATCTAATTGATTGTGGCTATAAAGGCAAAATATTTGTCGTTAATCCAAAATTAGATGAGGTTCAGGGTGTAAAGGCATACCGGGATGTGAGTGAATTGCCTCAGGTTGATTTGGCAATTATGGCTATTGCCGCCAAATTTTGTCCCGCTACCGTTGAAACATTAACCAAGGAGAAGAATACCCGCGCATTTATTATCCTCTCTGCCGGATTTCACGAGGAGAGCGAGGCGGGCGGAAAACTGGAGCAACAAATTGTGGATAGCATCAATGCAGTGAACGGTTGCCTTATTGGCCCAAACTGTATTGGTATGATGAACGCCAACTATGCCGGTGTTTTCACCACTCCAATTCCTACGTTCGATCCTAAGGGCATCGACTTTATTAGCGGCTCTGGTGCCACTGCCGTGTTTATTATGGAGGCAGGAATTCCTAAGGGCTTAACATTTAATAGCGTTTACTCCGTAGGTAATAGCGCTCAAATGGGTGTGGAGGATGTGCTCAAGTATCTCGATGAGACTTACGATCCCAAGACCAGTTCGCCCATAAAGTTGCTCTATGTAGAGAGTGTAAATAAGCCCGACTTGCTGTTGAAGCATGCTTCCTCGCTCATTCGGAAGGGATGCAAGATTGCAGCTATTAAGTCGGGTAGTTCGGCTGCAGGCAGTCGTGCCGCCTCCTCGCATACGGGTGCTATGGCAAGTCCCGATGTTGCTGTAGAGGCACTGTTCCGCAAAGCGGGTATTGTGCGCTGCGGTGGACGAGAGGAGCTGGCTACCGTGGCCTCCATCTTTATGCACCCTGAGCTAAAGGGCAAGAACATTGCTATTATTACCCATGCCGGCGGACCGGCAGTTATGCTTACCGATGCCCTTTCCAACAACGGACTCGATGTTCCCCATATTGAGGGACCAAAGGCAAGCGCATTACTCGAAAAGTTGTTTGCCGGATCGTCGGTAGCCAACCCAATTGACTTCCTTGCAACCGGAACGGCCGAGCATTTGGGCCTTATTATCGACGCCTGCGAAAACGATTTTGATAACGTAGATGCCATGGCGGTTATCTTTGGTAGCCCTGGTCTTTGCCCAGTTTACGATGTGTACGACTTGCTGCACGAGAAAATGAAATCGTGCAAGAAACCCATATATCCAATTCTTCCATCAGTAATTAACGTTAAGGACGAAATTGCCCACTTCCTCGCAAAGGGACGGGTAAACTTCCCCGACGAGGTGGTTTTTGGTAATGCCTTAGCTAAGGTTTACCATACCCCTAAGCCAATGCCTGAAGTGGCAGAGCTGCCAACGGTTGATGTAAAGGCAATACGGAAAGTGATCGATGGCGTTGATAATGGATACCTATCGCCTGAAGCAGTTCAGGAACTACTTGATGCCGCCGGAATTACTAGGGCCGGGGAGGCTGTGGTTACTTCGCGTGAGGAGGCCGTAAAGGCAGCCGGAAAGTTGGGCTACCCTGTAGTAATGAAGGTGGTTGGACCAGTTCACAAGAGCGATGTTGGTGGCGTTGTGCTCAACGTAAGGGATGCCGAGACAGCAGCCCGTGAGTTCGATCGCATGATTACCATTAAGGATACTACTGCTATTCTTCTTCAGCCTATGCTCTCGGGTGTTGAGCTGTTTGTGGGAGCAAAGCGTGAGGACAAGTTTGGACACTTAGTTCTATGCGGACTTGGTGGTATCTTTATTGAGGTGTTGCACGACGTTAAGGCAGGCATTGCACCAATATCGGTAGCTGAAGCTTCAACCTTTATTAAGAGCCTTAAGAGTTATAAGATTCTGGAAGGCGTTCGTGGACAAGAGCCTGTAAACCAAGAGCTGTTTGCTGAGATGGTGTCGAGAGTTTCGGCATTGGTTACAGTGGCTCCCGAGATTTTCGAGATGGACTTAAATCCATTGCTCGGCCGTAAGGATAGGGTAGTGGCTGTAGATGCTCGTATTCGGATTGAAAAATAA
- the speA gene encoding biosynthetic arginine decarboxylase → MRKWRIDDSAELYNVAGWGVNYFSINDKGNVVVTPKKNGVEVDLKELVEELTLRDVSAPMLIRFPDILDNRIEKMSSCFKIAAEEYEYKAQNFIIYPIKVNQMRPVVEEIVSHGKKFNIGLEAGSKPELHAVIAINTDSDSLIICNGYKDENYIELALLAQKMGKRIFIVIEKLNELKLVATISRRLKIKPNIGIRVKLASSGSGKWEDSGGDVSKFGLTSSELLEALDFLEKNKLKDCLRLVHFHIGSQVNKIRRIKIALREASQFYVQLYKMGFNIDFVDIGGGLGVDYDGTRSSNSESSVNYSIQEYVNDSIFTIVDAANKNGIPHPNIITESGRSLTAHHSVLIFEVLETTSIPTWDDEEEVGPNEHELVCELYSLWDKLNQTGMLETWHDAQQIREEALDRFSLGLLDLKTRAQVERLFWSIAKEINQMNGETKHGMEDFRSLPKLLSDKYFCNFSLFQSLPDSWAIDQIFPIMPIQRLDEKPDRNATIQDITCDSDGKIDNFISTRNFSYDLPVHSIKSKESYYIGVFLVGAYQEILGDLHNLFGDTNAVHVSVGKDGYSIDQIIDGETVAEVLDYVQYNSKKMVRTVESWVTSSVKGGNISVEEGKEFLSMYRSGLYGYTYLE, encoded by the coding sequence ATGAGAAAGTGGCGTATTGATGATTCGGCCGAACTCTACAACGTAGCAGGTTGGGGAGTAAACTATTTTTCGATCAACGACAAAGGCAACGTTGTGGTGACACCCAAAAAAAATGGTGTTGAGGTCGATTTAAAGGAGTTGGTTGAGGAGCTTACACTCCGAGATGTATCGGCTCCCATGCTGATACGGTTTCCGGATATTTTGGATAACCGGATTGAAAAGATGTCGAGTTGCTTTAAGATAGCAGCCGAAGAGTATGAATATAAGGCGCAGAATTTTATCATATACCCCATAAAGGTAAACCAAATGCGTCCCGTTGTTGAGGAGATTGTCAGCCACGGAAAAAAATTTAATATTGGTCTGGAGGCCGGTTCAAAACCTGAACTTCATGCCGTTATTGCTATCAATACCGATAGCGATTCGCTGATTATCTGCAACGGGTATAAGGACGAAAACTATATTGAACTTGCACTTCTAGCCCAGAAAATGGGCAAGCGCATTTTTATTGTTATTGAGAAGTTGAATGAGCTTAAGCTAGTGGCTACCATTTCGCGTCGCTTAAAGATTAAGCCAAACATCGGTATTCGTGTCAAACTTGCCAGTTCCGGTAGTGGAAAGTGGGAAGATTCGGGCGGTGATGTTAGCAAGTTTGGACTTACCTCAAGCGAGTTGCTTGAGGCACTAGATTTCTTGGAGAAGAATAAGCTTAAGGATTGTCTTCGCTTGGTTCACTTCCATATCGGGAGCCAAGTAAACAAGATTCGCCGCATCAAAATTGCCCTTCGCGAAGCTTCTCAGTTTTATGTGCAGCTCTACAAAATGGGATTTAACATCGACTTTGTAGATATTGGAGGTGGACTCGGTGTGGATTATGATGGCACCCGCTCATCGAACAGTGAGAGCAGCGTAAACTACTCCATTCAAGAGTATGTGAACGACTCTATCTTTACCATTGTAGATGCGGCCAATAAGAATGGCATTCCTCATCCAAATATTATCACGGAATCGGGTAGGTCGCTCACGGCTCATCATTCTGTGCTCATATTTGAAGTGTTGGAAACAACGTCCATTCCTACGTGGGACGATGAGGAGGAAGTGGGACCAAACGAACATGAGTTGGTTTGCGAACTTTACTCGCTGTGGGATAAGCTTAACCAAACCGGAATGCTTGAGACGTGGCATGATGCCCAGCAGATCCGCGAGGAGGCGCTTGATCGGTTTAGTCTTGGACTACTCGATCTTAAAACTCGGGCTCAAGTAGAGCGGTTGTTCTGGTCCATTGCCAAAGAGATCAACCAGATGAACGGTGAAACAAAGCACGGCATGGAGGATTTCAGATCGCTCCCTAAGTTGCTTTCCGATAAGTATTTTTGCAACTTCTCCCTGTTTCAGTCGCTTCCCGATTCATGGGCGATCGACCAGATATTTCCCATTATGCCCATTCAAAGGCTTGATGAGAAACCCGATAGAAACGCAACCATTCAAGATATCACCTGCGATTCGGACGGCAAAATTGATAACTTCATCTCCACCCGTAATTTCTCTTACGACTTACCGGTTCACTCCATAAAGTCGAAGGAATCGTATTATATAGGTGTATTCCTTGTGGGCGCTTACCAAGAAATCTTGGGCGATTTGCACAATCTCTTTGGCGATACCAATGCGGTTCACGTATCGGTGGGTAAGGATGGCTACTCTATTGATCAAATTATTGATGGAGAGACAGTTGCTGAGGTATTAGACTACGTGCAGTACAATTCCAAGAAGATGGTTCGTACCGTTGAAAGTTGGGTAACCTCTTCGGTAAAGGGTGGAAATATTAGCGTGGAAGAGGGGAAGGAATTTCTTTCGATGTATCGCTCCGGCCTTTACGGTTATACATATTTAGAGTAG
- the hydE gene encoding [FeFe] hydrogenase H-cluster radical SAM maturase HydE — MIQLNEILSKNEFTKEEIIYLLSLEGPEKTALFEKSSAVKLATIGNKVYYRGLIELSNVCSKDCLYCGIRNSNENVHRYNITDEEVLEVSKFAWDNKYGSIALQSGELRSPAFTKRITNLLKKIKEMSNGELGVTISLGEQDEATYQEWFDAGAHRYLLRIEVSNPALYYKYHPGDHSYEERLECLRALKRIGYQTGTGVMVGLPFQTLDDLADDLLFMKDMDVHMVGMGPFVEHHDTPLYKYSNLLLPKEERFTLTLKMIAILRLMMPDINMVAATAMQAIDPLGREKAIKVGANILMPNITPGKYRDDYKLYENKPCTDDAAEDCKNCLEARVHIAGHEVGYGEWGDSKHFGK; from the coding sequence ATGATTCAATTGAACGAGATACTTTCCAAAAATGAGTTTACCAAGGAGGAAATTATTTACCTCCTTTCGCTAGAAGGACCTGAAAAAACAGCCCTCTTCGAAAAGTCTTCGGCCGTGAAGCTAGCCACCATTGGAAACAAGGTTTACTACCGTGGACTCATAGAGTTGTCCAATGTCTGCTCCAAGGATTGCCTCTACTGCGGAATCAGAAACAGCAACGAGAACGTTCATCGCTACAATATTACCGACGAGGAGGTGCTGGAGGTATCGAAGTTTGCGTGGGACAACAAGTATGGCAGCATTGCACTGCAATCGGGCGAGCTAAGGAGTCCTGCCTTTACAAAGCGCATAACCAACCTGCTGAAAAAGATAAAAGAGATGTCGAACGGCGAGTTGGGGGTTACCATCTCCCTTGGCGAGCAGGACGAGGCCACCTACCAAGAGTGGTTCGATGCCGGAGCACACCGCTACCTCCTTCGAATAGAAGTTTCGAACCCAGCCCTATACTACAAATACCATCCGGGCGACCACTCCTACGAGGAGCGGTTAGAGTGCCTGAGAGCGCTCAAGAGAATTGGCTACCAAACAGGAACCGGGGTAATGGTTGGGCTTCCTTTCCAAACCCTCGATGACCTTGCCGACGACCTGCTATTTATGAAGGATATGGATGTACACATGGTAGGCATGGGTCCCTTTGTGGAACACCATGATACACCACTCTATAAATACTCCAACTTACTATTGCCAAAGGAAGAGCGCTTTACGCTTACCCTGAAGATGATTGCCATTCTTAGGCTGATGATGCCCGATATAAACATGGTGGCAGCAACGGCCATGCAGGCCATCGATCCGCTGGGGCGCGAGAAGGCCATTAAGGTTGGCGCCAACATTCTAATGCCCAACATTACCCCCGGCAAGTACCGCGACGACTACAAGCTGTACGAGAATAAGCCCTGCACCGACGATGCTGCGGAGGACTGCAAGAACTGTCTTGAAGCACGCGTACACATTGCCGGCCACGAGGTGGGCTACGGCGAGTGGGGCGATTCGAAGCATTTTGGGAAGTAG
- a CDS encoding flavodoxin — protein MNKVGIFYGPVGGSTERVAKRIAKEFGEENVELIPVHDATAADVERFQNIIFGCSTIGKATWQADAVKKDWNQFRSELANVKVEGKTFALFGLGDHLTYPFHFVNAMGEVATGLLEKNAKIVGRCSVKEYEFKESIAVIDGEFIGLPIDEDFEAEKTESRVKNWVVRLKNKFA, from the coding sequence ATGAATAAAGTAGGTATATTTTATGGACCCGTGGGTGGTAGCACCGAGCGAGTAGCCAAGAGAATCGCCAAAGAATTTGGTGAGGAAAACGTAGAGTTGATCCCTGTGCACGATGCAACTGCAGCAGATGTGGAGCGCTTTCAGAACATAATATTTGGTTGCTCTACCATAGGAAAGGCAACATGGCAAGCCGATGCAGTAAAGAAGGATTGGAATCAATTTCGTTCCGAGTTGGCAAATGTTAAGGTTGAAGGTAAGACTTTTGCCCTTTTTGGGTTGGGCGATCATTTAACCTACCCTTTCCACTTTGTGAATGCCATGGGTGAGGTTGCTACCGGTCTGCTGGAGAAAAATGCTAAGATTGTAGGTCGATGCTCGGTTAAGGAGTATGAGTTCAAGGAGTCGATAGCCGTTATTGACGGTGAGTTTATCGGTCTTCCTATTGATGAGGATTTTGAAGCAGAAAAAACCGAATCGCGTGTTAAAAATTGGGTTGTTCGCCTAAAGAATAAGTTTGCCTAA
- a CDS encoding Mpv17/PMP22 family protein: MKKSDLYVLLGVILFFLPFFLSDAVYGFYETFNKEHALVTSFIKFALLATFGEAIGLRLREGVYNKQGFGLIPRAIVWGFLGLTIYMSFIIFSKGMPEFLAAVGLTDAPAIMKGDLSWAKLLVAFSISAAMNTIYAPVMMTLHKITDIHIVQHGGKVGGLFRPIHFGKIMSGMNWDVQWNFVFKKTIPFFWIPAHTITFLLPAEMRVLFAALLGIALGVLLSLASLKSGK, translated from the coding sequence ATGAAAAAATCAGATTTATACGTTCTATTGGGAGTAATCCTTTTTTTTCTCCCCTTCTTTCTTTCCGATGCGGTTTACGGTTTCTACGAAACATTCAACAAGGAGCATGCACTTGTAACCAGCTTCATTAAATTTGCATTGCTGGCTACTTTTGGCGAAGCCATTGGCTTACGATTACGTGAAGGTGTTTACAACAAGCAGGGCTTTGGCCTTATTCCTCGTGCAATTGTATGGGGATTTCTAGGACTCACTATCTACATGTCCTTTATAATCTTTTCGAAGGGTATGCCAGAATTTCTTGCAGCCGTTGGGCTAACCGATGCTCCTGCAATTATGAAGGGCGATCTCTCATGGGCAAAACTTCTTGTGGCATTCTCCATATCTGCGGCTATGAATACCATTTATGCTCCGGTTATGATGACCCTGCACAAGATTACAGATATTCACATTGTTCAGCATGGTGGTAAGGTTGGGGGACTTTTTCGTCCAATACACTTTGGTAAAATAATGTCGGGAATGAACTGGGATGTTCAGTGGAATTTTGTTTTTAAGAAAACAATTCCCTTCTTTTGGATACCTGCACATACTATCACATTCCTTCTCCCTGCTGAGATGCGCGTGCTGTTTGCAGCCCTCCTCGGAATTGCATTGGGTGTGCTTCTCTCGCTGGCAAGCCTAAAGAGTGGAAAATAG
- a CDS encoding Fic family protein: MKPPYKITGKILKLVASISEKIGEVNSAHLSKPPTELRKKNRIKTIHSSLEIEGNTLTIEQITAIVENKRVIGPKKDILEVKNAIAVYDYLDNLNPYNFDSFCEAHGILMKGLIESAGRLRTKSVGIVKGSEVTHIAPPSEMLKPLMNDLFEYLKNGDDLNLTKSCVFHYEMEFIHPFIDGNGRMGRLWQTLILKDSYPVFEYLPIETLIKERQEQYYESLGKSDNTGESTVFIEFMLEIILESLEELLSIQNVSLTNIDRLNLFKSLVKKDYFTRKEYLMSFREISSATASRDLKFAVENGLIEKIGDKNTARYRYK; encoded by the coding sequence ATGAAACCACCATACAAAATAACAGGAAAGATTTTAAAACTAGTAGCTTCTATTTCTGAGAAAATTGGAGAAGTTAACTCTGCACATTTGAGTAAGCCGCCGACTGAATTAAGGAAGAAAAATAGGATTAAGACAATCCACTCCTCACTTGAAATTGAAGGCAATACCTTAACTATTGAACAAATTACGGCAATTGTTGAAAACAAAAGGGTAATTGGACCGAAAAAAGACATATTGGAAGTTAAGAATGCAATTGCGGTTTATGATTATCTGGACAATTTGAATCCATATAATTTTGACTCATTCTGTGAAGCTCATGGAATATTAATGAAAGGACTAATTGAATCAGCAGGCAGACTTAGAACCAAATCGGTTGGAATTGTTAAAGGCTCTGAAGTTACACATATAGCTCCTCCAAGCGAAATGCTTAAGCCGCTAATGAATGACTTGTTTGAATATTTGAAAAATGGGGATGATTTAAATTTAACTAAAAGTTGTGTATTTCATTATGAAATGGAATTTATTCATCCATTCATTGATGGAAACGGAAGAATGGGCAGATTATGGCAAACTCTAATTTTAAAAGACTCATATCCTGTTTTTGAATATTTGCCGATTGAAACATTAATAAAAGAACGTCAAGAACAGTATTATGAATCACTTGGAAAATCTGACAATACAGGAGAATCAACTGTTTTTATAGAATTTATGCTTGAAATTATTCTTGAGTCTTTAGAAGAATTGTTAAGTATTCAGAATGTAAGCTTAACAAATATTGACAGGTTAAACCTTTTTAAATCACTTGTAAAAAAAGACTATTTTACGCGGAAAGAATACCTAATGAGTTTTAGAGAAATTTCATCAGCAACTGCAAGTCGAGATTTGAAATTTGCTGTAGAAAATGGATTAATAGAAAAAATTGGGGACAAAAATACAGCAAGATATAGATATAAATAA
- a CDS encoding YggS family pyridoxal phosphate-dependent enzyme translates to MSDVLNNLALIKKRISAACEKSGRNPQEVKLLLATKTVSAEGIKVALEAGETLIGENKVQELKEKFDALIHTPHKKHFIGHLQTNKIKDILKCDVTCIESLDRYDLAEKLHQRLMYEQKKMDVFIQVNTSAEESKFGVSPEDAVELVKQVSQLESLHIKGLMTIGLFSAETEKVRQCFKLLKKLQLEIIQQNIPNVEMKELSMGMSNDLEAAIDEGATIVRVGTAIFGQRMYPDSYYWNENETK, encoded by the coding sequence ATGAGTGACGTATTGAACAACCTTGCCCTAATTAAGAAACGGATATCAGCTGCTTGCGAAAAATCGGGACGAAATCCTCAAGAGGTAAAGTTGCTTTTGGCAACTAAAACTGTTTCGGCCGAAGGCATTAAAGTTGCGCTTGAAGCAGGCGAAACTTTGATAGGTGAAAACAAAGTTCAGGAACTCAAAGAAAAATTTGACGCACTGATACACACTCCGCACAAAAAGCATTTTATAGGGCATCTACAAACCAACAAAATAAAGGATATTTTAAAGTGCGATGTAACCTGTATTGAATCGCTCGACAGGTATGATTTGGCTGAAAAACTGCATCAACGCCTGATGTATGAGCAAAAGAAAATGGATGTATTTATTCAGGTAAATACATCGGCCGAAGAAAGCAAGTTTGGTGTTAGCCCTGAAGATGCAGTTGAGCTCGTAAAGCAGGTTTCGCAGCTAGAGTCTTTGCACATAAAAGGCTTGATGACTATTGGGCTTTTTAGTGCCGAAACTGAAAAAGTAAGACAATGCTTTAAACTCCTTAAAAAGCTGCAGCTCGAAATTATCCAGCAAAACATTCCAAATGTCGAAATGAAAGAGCTTTCAATGGGCATGAGCAACGACCTTGAGGCAGCCATTGACGAAGGTGCTACAATTGTAAGAGTGGGCACAGCCATTTTTGGCCAGCGGATGTACCCCGACAGCTACTATTGGAACGAAAATGAAACCAAGTAA